Proteins from one Peromyscus eremicus chromosome 8a, PerEre_H2_v1, whole genome shotgun sequence genomic window:
- the Cbx8 gene encoding chromobox protein homolog 8, producing MELSAVGERVFAAEALLKRRIRKGRMEYLVKWKGWSQKYSTWEPEENILDARLLAAFEEREREMELYGPKKRGPKPKTFLLKAQAKAKAKTYEFRSDSARGIRIPYPGRSPQDLASTSRAREGLRNTGLSPPGSSTSACRADPPRDRDRDRDRERGASRVDDKPSSPGDSSKKRGPKPRKELLDPSQRPLGEPSDGLGEYLKGRKLDDTSSGTGKFPAGHSVIQLARRQDSDLVQYGVTSPSSAEASGKMAVDTFPARVIKHRAAFLEAKGQGALDPGGPRVRHSSGTPGSVGSLYRDMGAQGGRPSLIARIPVARILGDPEEESWSPSLTNLEKVVVTDVTSNFLTVTIKESNTDQGFFKEKR from the exons ATGGAGCTCTCGGCGGTGGGGGAGCGGGTGTTCGCGGCCGAAGCCCTCCTGAAGCGACGCATTCGCAAA GGACGCATGGAATACCTCGTGAAATGGAAGGGCTGGTCACAGAA GTACAGCACGTGGGAGCCCGAAGAAAATATTCTGGATGCTCGCCTTCTTGCAGCCTTTGAGGAAAG ggaACGGGAGATGGAGCTCTATGGCCCCAAAAAGCGAGGACCCAAGCCTAAAACCTTTCTTCTCAAG GCCCAGGCCAAGGCCAAGGCTAAAACCTATGAATTCAGAAGTGACTCTGCCAGAGGCATCCGGATCCCTTACCCAGGCCGATCACCACAGGATTTGGCGTCTACTTCCAGGGCCCGAGAGGGCCTTCGGAACACAGGTCTATCCCCACCAGGGAGCAGCACCAGTGCCTGCAGGGCAGATCCACCTCGGGATCGGGACCGGGATCGGGATCGAGAAAGAGGTGCCAGCCGCGTAGATGACAAGCCCAGCTCACCGGGGGACAGCTCCAAGAAACGAGGACCCAAGCCCCGGAAAGAGCTCCTAGACCCTTCACAGAGGCCCCTGGGAGAACCCAGTGATGGCCTTGGAGAATACCTCAAAGGCAGAAAGCTAGATGACACCTCTTCTGGGACCGGAAAATTCCCAGCCGGCCATAGCGTGATCCAACTTGCTCGAAGGCAGGACTCAGACCTGGTACAATATGGTGTGACCAGTCCTAGCTCGGCAGAGGCCTCTGGCAAGATGGCCGTGGACACCTTTCCAGCCAGGGTGATAAAGCACAGGGCTGCTTTCCTGGAGGCCAAAGGCCAAGGTGCCCTGGATCCTGGTGGCCCCAGGGTTCGACATAGTTCAGGTACCCCAGGCTCAGTGGGGAGCCTGTATCGGGACATGGGGGCTCAAGGGGGAAGACCCTCCCTCATCGCCAGGATCCCAGTGGCCAGAATCTTGGGGGACCCAGAGGAAGAGTCCTGGAGCCCCTCCCTGACTAACCTGGAGAAGGTGGTTGTCACAGATGTGACCTCAAACTTTTTGACCGTCACCATTAAGGAGAGTAACACGGACCAAGGCTTCTTTAAGGAGAAAAGATGA